From Demequina capsici, one genomic window encodes:
- the cysK gene encoding cysteine synthase A gives MARIYDDATKLIGNTPLVRINKLTEGVGATVLGKLEFYNPANSVKDRLGVAIVDAAEASGELKPGGTIVEATSGNTGIALAMVGAARGYNVVITMPETMSKERRALLRAFGAELILTPGSEGMQGALDAADKVIAERPGSILAKQFANEANPEIHRRTTAEEIWNDTDGEVDIIVAGIGTGGTITGVGEVLKARKPSVQIIAVEPAESPILNGGQAGPHKIQGIGPNFIPPILNTEIYDEVFDVDAETAIATSRAAARQEGLLVGISSGAALHAAIEVGKRPENAGKTIVAIIPSFGERYLSTVLYADLMD, from the coding sequence ATGGCACGCATCTACGACGACGCGACGAAGCTCATCGGCAACACCCCGCTCGTGCGGATCAACAAGCTCACGGAGGGCGTCGGCGCCACCGTGCTCGGCAAGCTCGAGTTCTACAACCCTGCCAACTCCGTCAAGGACCGTCTGGGCGTCGCGATCGTCGACGCCGCTGAGGCGTCGGGCGAGCTGAAGCCCGGCGGCACCATCGTGGAGGCGACGTCCGGCAACACGGGAATCGCGCTCGCCATGGTCGGTGCGGCCCGCGGCTACAACGTGGTGATCACGATGCCGGAGACGATGTCGAAGGAGCGCCGCGCGCTGCTTCGCGCGTTCGGCGCCGAGCTGATCCTGACCCCCGGCTCGGAGGGCATGCAGGGCGCGCTCGACGCGGCCGACAAGGTGATCGCGGAGCGCCCCGGCTCGATCCTTGCCAAGCAGTTCGCGAACGAGGCGAACCCGGAGATCCACCGCAGGACCACCGCGGAGGAGATCTGGAACGACACCGACGGCGAGGTGGACATCATCGTCGCCGGCATCGGCACCGGCGGCACGATCACCGGCGTGGGCGAGGTCCTGAAGGCCCGCAAGCCGTCGGTCCAGATCATCGCCGTGGAGCCTGCCGAGTCCCCCATCCTCAACGGCGGTCAGGCCGGCCCCCACAAGATCCAGGGCATCGGCCCCAACTTCATCCCGCCGATCCTGAACACCGAGATCTATGACGAGGTCTTCGACGTGGACGCCGAGACGGCGATCGCGACGTCGCGCGCCGCAGCCCGACAGGAGGGCCTGCTCGTCGGCATCTCCTCCGGTGCCGCCCTGCACGCCGCCATCGAGGTGGGCAAGCGGCCGGAGAACGCAGGCAAGACGATCGTCGCGATCATCCCCTCGTTCGGTGAGCGCTACCTGTCCACGGTCCTCTACGCGGACCTGATGGACTGA
- the epsC gene encoding serine O-acetyltransferase EpsC, with translation MTDRPRGLALMAEDVRSAKDRDPAAPSSFVIWVSYQGVHAVWYHRVAHRWWTAGHRSAARLLSQFARRRTGIEIHPGAQLGRRVFIDHGMGVVIGETAVVGDDVLMFNNINLGGTSMSHGKRHPTVGDRVVIGAGARILGPVYIGSDSRIGANAVVVKDVPNGATAVGIPAKVREHPKPTEAHTAASCVDQGESHVHLDDEPLEPAMYYI, from the coding sequence ATGACGGACAGGCCCCGAGGCCTCGCCCTCATGGCGGAGGATGTCCGCTCCGCCAAGGACCGCGACCCCGCCGCGCCCTCTTCGTTCGTCATCTGGGTGTCCTACCAGGGCGTTCACGCCGTCTGGTATCACCGTGTGGCGCACCGTTGGTGGACCGCAGGCCACCGGTCGGCGGCCCGTCTGCTCTCTCAGTTCGCTCGCAGGCGCACCGGGATCGAGATCCACCCGGGCGCCCAGCTGGGACGCCGCGTCTTCATCGATCACGGGATGGGCGTCGTGATCGGTGAGACGGCCGTGGTCGGCGACGACGTGCTGATGTTCAACAACATCAACCTGGGCGGCACGTCCATGAGCCACGGCAAGCGGCACCCCACCGTCGGCGACCGCGTGGTGATCGGAGCCGGCGCCCGCATCCTCGGCCCGGTCTACATCGGCTCGGACTCACGGATCGGGGCGAACGCCGTGGTCGTGAAGGACGTGCCGAACGGCGCCACGGCCGTGGGCATCCCGGCGAAGGTGCGCGAGCACCCCAAGCCGACGGAGGCGCACACGGCCGCGTCGTGCGTCGACCAGGGCGAATCCCATGTCCACCTGGACGACGAGCCGCTCGAACCGGCGATGTACTACATCTGA